CCAGGCCCGTGAAGGAATTGATCGTGTTTCGAAAGCTGTTGCGCGCCACGAGCCGACGGTTGCCGAGGTCGATGGTCTGCCGTCCGCCTATGATCTCCATGCCGAGGCGGGCGTCCGAGGGGGCCTTCTGTGACCATGCGAGATAGGCCTGGAGGAGCTCGGCCGTGTCCACCTGGGTGGTATTGACCGGCGTCCCCCGGTCGTCGAGCGCGAGCCGGCTGTCCATGAACTCGCCGCCCACGCGCCAGGCGCGATGGCGCGCTTCCAGGAACGCGAGGGTGCGGAAGGCGACGACTTGATCCCCGCCTGTGCCGTCCGCCCGGAACTGGTTATCGACGGTTTCATAGCGGCTGCGGTGTTCGAAGGACAGGTGCAGCCACGAGGGCAGGCCCAGGGCATCGTGCAGGCGCGAGGGCGAGGGGGTCTTGTTCTGTGCCTGTGCGGCAGGGATCGACAGGAGCAAGGGTAAAACGAGGACGAGGATTCTTCTCATGATCCACCCCCCGATCCCACAGCGACCGCGCATTCCGGCGCACGCGCCTGGTGTCCTTGGACCTCGACCCGGTAAATCCCGGTCCTCGAACACGGTGGCTGCTACCGAGGTCCCCGCCCGGGGCAAGCGGGTGGCATCCGCTCTTGAGGAGGACATGAAGCGCGCTTCGTCGGCGGCGGGCAGCGGCTCCCCGACCAGTAGCCCGAGAGAGGTCGATAGGGCCGCCGGGGCCTTGTTGTCATGGAGCATCGCAATCCCCCTATCATTATGTGTACTCATGTCACATGCCGGGCTTTCCCACGGTTACTAAAGACTTTATACTTTCAATAGGATTAGGAAAATATGTACGATAAAACCTATGGAGGGTGCCCGTGAGCGAGCTCGCTGAGGCACTGGGTCACGCCGCAAGGCTGCTGGCGGCGTTCGACCCGGGGGTCTGGGAGATCGTGTTCCTGTCCCTCGAGGTCAGTTGCCTGGCGGTGGTGCTGGCCGCGCTGTGCGGCTTCCCGCTCGGGGCGGGGCTCGCGCTCTACACCTTTCCCGGGCGACGGGCCGTGGTCATCCTGGCCAACGCCCTCATGGGGCTGCCTCCCGTCGTTGTCGGCCTCACGGTGTATCTGTTGCTATCTCGCAGCGGACCGTTGGGTGATCTCGGGCTCTTGTTCACGCCGGTCGCCATGGTCATCGCCCAATGGGTGCTCGTGACCCCCATCATCACGGCCTTGACCCGCCAGGTCATTGAAGATTTGTGGGAGGAATACGAAGACGAGCTGCGGTCCCTGGGCTCGACCCGCGTCCAGGCCATCGGCACCTTGCTGTGGGAAGGGCGCTACCGGCTCATGACCGCGGTGCTCGCGGGCTTCGGGCGCGCCATCGCGGAGGTCGGGGCGGTGCTCATCGTGGGCGGGAATATCGCGCATGCCACGAGAGTCATGACCACCGCCATCGCGCTCGAGACCGCCAAGGGTGAGCTGGCCCTGGCGCTCGGCCTCGGCGCGGTGCTTGTTACCTTGGCCTTGTTGATCAATGCCGTCGCTTATCTCACCCGCGACTTGGCCCGCGCTTGAGCCGACGCTCAGCGTGCCGCGAGGCGTGTCTCGGGGGGCCTCGATCCTGCCGCTCCGGCTCGAAGGGGTGAGCTACGCGCCTGACGGGCACACCCTTCTGCACGCGATCTCGCTCACGCTCGCGGGCGATGCGGCCACCGTGGTGCTCGGCCCGAACGGGGCCGGTAAGAGCCTGCTCCTGCGCCTCTGCCACGGCCTCATCCCGCCGAGCACGGGTCGTATTTTGTGGGCCGGGGACGCTTCCAAAGGACAGGCGATGGTGTTTCAGCGACCGGTGATGTTGCGCCGATCGGTCGCGGCCAACCTGGCCTATCCCTTACGCTGGTTCAGGTTGGCACGCGAGGAACGCGAGCGGCGTGTGGCCGAGGCGCTGGCCATGGCCGGCCTCACGCCGCTCGCCGCTCGCCATGCCCGATCGCTGTCCGGCGGCGAGCAGCAACGATTGGCCCTGGCGCGTGCCTGGGTGCGCCGGCCCGAGGTGCTGTTCCTCGACGAGCCGACCGCCAACCTCGATCCGGCCGCCACCCGCCAGGTGGAGGCGATCGTGAAGACGTTCCGGGACAACGGGACCAAGGTGGTCATGACCACCCACGACCTCGGGCAGGCCCGGCGGCTGGCCGAGGAGGTGCTGTTCCTCCACCGCGGTCGGCTTTTAGAGGACGCCCAGGCGGAGCGCTTCTTCGCGGGCCCGGCCACCGCGGAGGCATGCGCCTTCGTGCAGGGAGAGCTTTTGTGGTGAGGGGGCCCCCCACCCAAACCTCCCCCGCTACGCAGGGGAGGGAACCGGAAAACCCCCACCCGCGCTGCGCACGGGGAGCGGCAACCTCCCTCCCCTGTCCGTGCTTTTTGCGGACGGGGGAGGGCGGGGTGGGGGTCCGGGGGCGGCGCATCCTGACCACACCACCCGAACATCACAGTTAACGGGGAAAGCCATGCATTATTCGAAAACCAAAAACTGGATACCGGCGCTGATCCTGTGGCTCGGCGTATTCGCATCGGCGAGCGCGCCGGAGCGCTTCATCACACTCTCCTCGACCACCTCGACCCAGGCCTCGGGCCTGTTCGATTACCTCCTGCCCACGTTCACCGAAAAGACCGGGGTCGAGGTACGGGTGGTGGCGGTGGGCACCGGCCAGGCCTTGAAGCTCGGGGAAAAGGGCGATGCCGATGCGCTGCTCGTGCACGACCCCGCGGGCGAGCAGAGGTTCGTGAAGCAGGGCTACGGCCTCGATCGGCGCCTGGTCATGTACAACGACTTCGTGATCGTGGGGCCGGACGCCGATCCCGCGCATATCAAGGGCGGTCGCCACGCCGTCGCGGCCTTCAAGGCCATCGCGGAAGGGAAGGCTACGTTCCTGTCACGCGGGGATGACAGCGGTACACACCGCCAAGAGCTGCGCTTGTGGCAGGCCGCCGGCGTCGATGTCAGATCGGCCTCCGGGACCTGGTACAAGGAGCTCGGGGCCGGGATGGGGGCGGCCCTCAACACCGCCGCCGGGCTCGACGGCTACACGATGGCGGACCGCGCCACCTGGCTGTCCTTCAAGAACCGCGCGCGCCTCATGCTGCTGGTCGAAGGCGACGCGAAGCTCTACAACCAATACAGCGTGATCCTCGTCAATCCCGATCGGCACCCCGAGGTCAAGGCGGACGACGCCCGCGGCTTCATGGATTGGCTGACCTCGCCCGCCGGACAGCAGGCGATCGGGTCTTTCACCGTCGAGGGTCAGACGCTGTTTCACCCCAACGCGGCCAGCGGCGGCGATTGACGCGAAGTGGACTTGCACCTCGAGGTCCGCTGGCGGCTCGGAGGGAGCGATGCGAAGGACATCGAGCCCGCGCTCTTCGAGTTGCTGGAGGGCATCGAGCAGGGCGGCTCGATACGGGTCGCCGCGACCCGCTGCCGGCTGTCCTACCGCTACGCGTGGGGACTCGTGCAGCAGTGGGGGCGTCTTTTGGGCGCGCCGCTGTGCGTGCTCGAACGCGGTCGAGGGGCGCGCCTCACGGCCCTGGGTGAGGGCCTCCTGTGGGGCCGGCGGCGCATCACGGCTAGCCTCTCGCCGATGCTCGAGGGCCTGGCCTCGAGCCTCTGCGCCGAGTTGCGTGCCGCCACCACCCTGCCGACCGATCCGCCCCTCAGGATCTTCGCGAGCCATGGGCTCGCCATCTCCGCCC
This is a stretch of genomic DNA from Pseudomonadota bacterium. It encodes these proteins:
- a CDS encoding ABC transporter permease; translation: MSELAEALGHAARLLAAFDPGVWEIVFLSLEVSCLAVVLAALCGFPLGAGLALYTFPGRRAVVILANALMGLPPVVVGLTVYLLLSRSGPLGDLGLLFTPVAMVIAQWVLVTPIITALTRQVIEDLWEEYEDELRSLGSTRVQAIGTLLWEGRYRLMTAVLAGFGRAIAEVGAVLIVGGNIAHATRVMTTAIALETAKGELALALGLGAVLVTLALLINAVAYLTRDLARA
- a CDS encoding ATP-binding cassette domain-containing protein yields the protein MSRGASILPLRLEGVSYAPDGHTLLHAISLTLAGDAATVVLGPNGAGKSLLLRLCHGLIPPSTGRILWAGDASKGQAMVFQRPVMLRRSVAANLAYPLRWFRLAREERERRVAEALAMAGLTPLAARHARSLSGGEQQRLALARAWVRRPEVLFLDEPTANLDPAATRQVEAIVKTFRDNGTKVVMTTHDLGQARRLAEEVLFLHRGRLLEDAQAERFFAGPATAEACAFVQGELLW
- a CDS encoding substrate-binding domain-containing protein, whose product is MHYSKTKNWIPALILWLGVFASASAPERFITLSSTTSTQASGLFDYLLPTFTEKTGVEVRVVAVGTGQALKLGEKGDADALLVHDPAGEQRFVKQGYGLDRRLVMYNDFVIVGPDADPAHIKGGRHAVAAFKAIAEGKATFLSRGDDSGTHRQELRLWQAAGVDVRSASGTWYKELGAGMGAALNTAAGLDGYTMADRATWLSFKNRARLMLLVEGDAKLYNQYSVILVNPDRHPEVKADDARGFMDWLTSPAGQQAIGSFTVEGQTLFHPNAASGGD